A single Bacteroidota bacterium DNA region contains:
- a CDS encoding lysophospholipid acyltransferase family protein, with protein sequence MLLYLLVIKPLSLLPLRWLHYLSDFLYVVLYKIAGYRKKIVRANISNSFPEKTELERLQIEQEFYRHFSDVIVETIKSFSISANQLQQFFKVLDNIQLTRLFEKNKNIILVTSHYNNWEWGALAMPLHFNHNTFGIYQKLSNAFWNRTMLSTREQFGIDMVEMKDVLSLFRNYESQLKAVAFIADQSPFHVSKAYWATFLNQETPVYRGPARFAQTFDYALVYGHIQKKARSQYEVTYELLAEDAQDFAEDELTQMHLTALEKDIQAQPAFWLWTHKRWKRANQKKI encoded by the coding sequence ATGCTGCTCTATCTTTTAGTTATCAAGCCTCTATCGCTATTGCCTTTAAGGTGGCTGCATTATTTAAGTGACTTCTTATATGTAGTTTTGTATAAAATTGCTGGTTATCGTAAGAAGATTGTGCGCGCTAATATTTCAAATTCGTTTCCTGAAAAAACCGAGCTTGAAAGATTGCAAATAGAGCAAGAATTCTATAGGCACTTTAGTGATGTTATTGTTGAGACCATCAAGTCTTTTTCAATATCAGCTAATCAATTGCAGCAATTTTTTAAAGTACTAGACAATATTCAATTAACCCGTCTATTCGAGAAAAATAAAAATATCATATTGGTAACTTCACATTATAACAATTGGGAATGGGGAGCATTGGCAATGCCGCTACATTTCAATCATAACACTTTTGGTATATATCAAAAGTTAAGCAACGCCTTTTGGAATAGAACAATGCTTTCAACGCGCGAGCAATTTGGTATTGATATGGTTGAAATGAAAGATGTGCTATCTCTTTTTCGCAATTATGAATCGCAATTAAAGGCGGTTGCCTTTATTGCCGATCAATCGCCTTTTCATGTTTCAAAAGCATATTGGGCAACCTTTTTAAATCAGGAAACACCCGTGTATCGTGGGCCTGCACGTTTCGCTCAAACTTTTGATTATGCATTGGTGTATGGGCATATACAAAAAAAAGCCCGCAGCCAATACGAAGTAACTTATGAATTATTGGCAGAAGATGCACAAGACTTTGCCGAAGATGAACTTACGCAAATGCACCTAACTGCTTTGGAAAAGGATATTCAAGCTCAACCGGCATTTTGGCTTTGGACACATAAACGCTGGAAACGAGCTAATCAAAAGAAAATCTAG